Part of the Sulfuricaulis sp. genome is shown below.
GGTGGTTTTTTTCTGCGCCCACTCTTTCATGGTTGCCAGCACGCCGCGCAGCAGATTGGTATTGAGGCCGCCGCACAGGCCGCGGTCCGAGGTGATGACGATGAAGCCGACGCGCTTGGCCTCGCGCTCAACCACAAACGGATGCTTGTACTCGGGGTGCGCGTAATGCAGATGGGTAATAACGTTGCGAATCTTGGTGGCGTAGGGGCGCGCCGCCTGCATGCGCTCCTGGGCCTTGCGCATCTTGCTGGCCGCAACCATCTCCATCGCACGCGTGATCTTCTGCGTGTTCTGGATCGACTTGATCTGCTTGCGTATCTCTTTGCCGACAGCCATCGTATGAAGTCAGTGATAAGTTTTAAGTGATTAGTGATGAGTTGTGGTCATTGCAGCTTTTATTGACTTTTCACTCATCACTCATAGTTTATAACTGTCTTTTTGATTACCAAGTGTGATTGGTCTTGAAATCGGTGATGACCTTGCGCAGTTGCGCCGCCAACTCGTCCGAGTACTCCGGCTTCTGGTTGATGCTTTCCATCAGCGGGCCGTGCTGCGACTTCAGGTGCGATTGCAGCGCGTCCTCGAAGGCACGCACTTTCTTCACGTCCACGTCGTCAAGGAAGCCCTCGTTGACGGCGAACAGCGACACCGCCATCTGCGCCACCGACATGGGCGAATATTGCAGCTGCTTCATGAGTTCAGTGATGCGCTGGCCGCGGTCAAGCTGCTTACGCGTGGTGGCATCGAGGTCGGAGGCAAACTGGGCGAAGGCCGCGAGCTCGCGGTACTGCGCCAGCGCCAGGCGCACGCCGCCGCCGAGCTTCTTGACGATTTTGGTCTGGGCCGCGCCGCCGACGCGCGATACCGAGAGCCCCGCGTTGATCGCGGGCCGGATGCCGGCGTTGAACAGGTCGGTGTCGAGGTAAATCTGGCCGTCGGTGATCGAGATCACGTTGGTCGGCACGAAGGCCGACACGTCGCCGGCCTGGGTTTCAATGATCGGCAGGGCCGTGAGCGAGCCGGTCTTGCCCGTGACCTTGCCGCCGGTGATCTTGGCGACGTGCTCGGCGTTCACGCGCGAAGCGCGCTCGAGCAGGCGTGAATGCAGATAGAACACGTCACCCGGATAGGCTTCGCGGCCCGGCGGGCGGCGCAGCAGCAGCGAGATCTGGCGATAGGCCCAGGCCTGCTTGGTAAGATCGTCGTAAATAATCAGCGCGTCGCGTCCGCTGTCGCGGAAGTGCTCGCCCATCGAACAGCCGGCGTAGGGCGCGAGGTAGAGCATGGCGGCGGATTCG
Proteins encoded:
- the atpA gene encoding F0F1 ATP synthase subunit alpha, whose translation is MQLNPSEISSLIKSRIEKFEAKAQARTEGTVVGLTDGICRVHGLSDVMQGEMIEFPGNTYGLALNLERDSVGAVIMGEYTHITEGDTVKCTGRIMEVPVGDELIGRVVNALGAPVDGRGPIKTKQSAPIEKIAPGVIQRQSVSQPVQTGLKSIDSMVPIGRGQRELIIGDRQTGKTAVAIDTIINQKGTGVVCIYVAIGQKASSVAGVVRKLEEHGAMGHTIVVAATAAESAAMLYLAPYAGCSMGEHFRDSGRDALIIYDDLTKQAWAYRQISLLLRRPPGREAYPGDVFYLHSRLLERASRVNAEHVAKITGGKVTGKTGSLTALPIIETQAGDVSAFVPTNVISITDGQIYLDTDLFNAGIRPAINAGLSVSRVGGAAQTKIVKKLGGGVRLALAQYRELAAFAQFASDLDATTRKQLDRGQRITELMKQLQYSPMSVAQMAVSLFAVNEGFLDDVDVKKVRAFEDALQSHLKSQHGPLMESINQKPEYSDELAAQLRKVITDFKTNHTW